From one Acipenser ruthenus chromosome 21, fAciRut3.2 maternal haplotype, whole genome shotgun sequence genomic stretch:
- the LOC117427824 gene encoding corrinoid adenosyltransferase MMAB-like: MAGFIFRRLPLRGVLSAYTAEKALCVSWNRGLSVKDEGSSDKPGRANASPKIYTRTGDKGFSSTFTGERRPKEDQVFEALGTADELTSAIGLAREFCAEQGHTFVGELDKIQSVLQDVGSNIATPVTSARDSHIKKTRFSETPVSDLEHWIDKYTDQLPALTNFILPSGGKSSAALHLARAVCRRAERSVAPIVRAGEADPSVAKYLNRLSDYLFTLARFAAMKEGKEEMVYRRTVEE; the protein is encoded by the exons ATGGCTGGCTTTATTTTTAGAAGGCTACCCCTCCGAGGTGTCCTTTCAGCTTACACAGCCGAGAAGGCGCTGTGTGTTTCGTGGAACCGCGGTTTAAGTGTAAAGGACGAAGG GTCTTCGGATAAACCTGGAAGAGCCAATGCAAGTCCCAAGATTTACACAAGGACAGGAGATAAAG GGTTCTCTAGCACTTTCACAGGGGAGCGAAGACCAAAGGAAGATCAGGTGTTTGAAGCTTTAGGAACTGCAGATGAACTGACGTCAGCCATTGG GCTGGCGAGAGAGTTCTGCGCTGAGCAGGGTCACACTTTTGTGGGGGAGCTTGACAAG ATCCAGAGTGTGCTGCAGGATGTTGGATCGAACATTGCTACCCCAGTTACTTCAGCAAGAGACAGCCACATAA AAAAAACAAGGTTTAGTGAGACGCCCGTCTCAGATTTGGAGCATTGGATTGATAAATACACAGATCAGCTGCCAGCCCTGACCAATTTCATCCTACCT TCAGGAGGGAAGAGCAGTGCTGCCCTACACCTGGCCAGAGCAGTCTGTCGGAGAGCGGAGCGCAG TGTGGCTCCGATCGTACGAGCAGGAGAAGCTGATCCTAGTGTTGCTAAATATCTTAACAG GCTTAGCGACTACTTGTTCACGCTGGCCAGGTTTGCAGCTATGAAAGAGGGAAAGGAAGAGATGGTTTACAGAAGAACGGTGGAGGAATGA
- the LOC117963192 gene encoding ubiquitin-protein ligase E3B-like, producing the protein MFGVAQSSKSQFLDKARQAREERKGQRERERAATQIQALIRRYLCRCQLQKQIRREVDEFFDGCDAGSSKRNALSIFKIARKLLFIFIMKEDKLRFEKLCRCILGSMEVENEHKVWYVSLALSKDLTLLWIKQVKDILWVSCEFLKKLKPDILQDNKMVTLYLSMLVTFTDTSTWKILRVKGEALRPALNRICENIMGQLNQKGFYTILQILLTNGLARSRPSLSKATLTAIFTLALRPVIAAHFSDNLLRSLLINIMSVPAIVSHLHTLTPECIAMIQAHDLLRKFILFLSREEQCSDICVCLEGSHTLCLLGNLIHLGYLTEKVLEDEANHFVRDLTDMLSYCQRYVSQKKSNLTHWHPVLGWFSQTVDYGLNESMPLVTKQLQYLWGVTVIRTLFSDVLSKKLENQEPAQSGAQSSTQQTNLPVKSLFKRAFQKSASVRNILKPVGGRRVDSVEVRKVCSICVLYQTALTTLTQIRLQILTGLTYLDDLLPKLWAFICELGPQGGLKLFMECLNNDTEESKRLLAMLMLFCDCSRHLITILDDIEVYEEQVSFKTEELVTISSFLNTFVYKMIWDGILENAKGETLDLFHSVHGWLMVLYERDCRRRFAPDDHWLRKDLKPSLLFQELDKGKRRAQLLLQYIPHVIPHKNRVLLFRNIVTKEKESLGLVETNSASPHVTHITIRRSRMLEDGYDQLRRLPVNSIKGVIRVKFVNDLGVDEAGIDQDGVFKEFLEEIIKKVFNPALNLFRTTSGDERLYPSPTSYIHENHLQLFEFVGKMLGKAIYEGIVVDVPFASFFLSQVLGHHHSTFYSSIDELPSLDSEFYKNLTSIKRYDGDVGDLGLTLSYDEDVMGQLVCHELIPGGKTMLVTNENKISYIHLMAHFRMHTQIKEPTTAFIRGFRCIINPEWLHVFSTPEVQRLVSGDNAEIDLEDLKKHTVYYGGFHSSHRVIIWLWDIMANDFTSDERAMFLKFVTSCSRPPLLGFAYLKPPFSIRCVEVSDDQDTGDTLGSVLRGFFTIRKKEPGGRLPTSSTCFNLLKLPNYSKKSILRDKLRYAISMNTGFELS; encoded by the exons AGGTGGAGAATGAACACAAG GTGTGGTATGTGTCCTTAGCACTTTCGAAAGACCTCACCCTCCTGTGGATAAAACAGGTAAAGGACATCCTCTGGGTATCCTGTGAGTTCCTGAAAAAGCTGAAG cCGGACATCCTGCAAGACAACAAGATGGTGACCCTGTACCTCAGCATGCTGGTGACCTTCACAGACACGAGCACGTGGAAGATTCTCCGGGTGAAGG GAGAGGCCCTGCGGCCAGCCCTGAACCGGATTTGTGAGAACATTATGGGCCAACTCAATCAAAAGGGATTTTATACTATACTGCAG ATTTTGTTAACAAACGGACTGGCGAGATCCAGACCCTCTCTTTCGAAAGCCACTTTAACTGCCATCTTTACTTTGGCGCTACG GCCTGTTATTGCTGCTCACTTCTCTGATAACCTGTTGAGATCCTTGCTGATCAACATCATGTCTGTCCCAGCCATCGTCTCGCACCTCCACACTCTTACACCAGAG TGCATAGCCATGATCCAGGCTCACGACCTCCTGCGGAAGTTCATCCTGTTTCTGAGCAGGGAGGAGCAGTGCAGTGATATCTGTGTGTGCCTGGAAGGGAGCCACACGCTGTGCCTGCTGG GGAACCTGATCCACCTGGGCTACCTGACTGAGAAGGTGCTGGAGGACGAAGCCAACCACTTTGTGAGGGACCTGACCGACATGCTGTCCTACTGCCAGAGATACGTCTCCCAGAAGAAGTCCAACCTCACCCACTGGCACCCTGTTCTGGGCTGGTTCTCCCAGACTGTCGACTACGG TTTGAATGAGTCGATGCCTTTGGTCACCAAGCAGCTGCAGTACCTGTGGGGGGTCACTGTGATCCGAACGCTCTTCAGCGATGTGCTGAGCAAGAAGCTGGAGAACCAGGAGCCTGCTCAGTCAGGCGCTCAGTCATCGACACAGCAGACCAACCTACCCGTGAAGA GTCTCTTCAAGCGCGCGTTCCAGAAGTCGGCCTCGGTGCGGAACATCCTGAAGCCGGTGGGGGGGAGGCGTGTGGACTCGGTGGAGGTGCGCAAGGTGTGCAGTATCTGTGTGCTGTACCAGACCGCCCTCACCACGCTCACACAGATCAGACTGCAGATCCTTACAG GGCTGACTTACCTGGACGACCTGCTCCCCAAGCTCTGGGCCTTTATCTGTGAGCTGGGACCCCAGGGAGGACTCAAGCTTTTCATGGAGTGCCTGAACAATGACACCGAGGAGTCCAAGAGGCTCCTGGCCATGCTCATGCTGTTCTGTGACTGCTCCAGGCACCTCATCAC GATCCTGGATGACATAGAGGTGTATGAAGAGCAGGTTTCCTTTAAAACAGAAGAGCTGGTCACCATCTCCTCCTTCCTCAACACCTTTGTGTATAAAATGATCTGGGACGGAATCCTGG AGAATGCGAAAGGGGAGACCCTGGATCTCTTCCACTCAGTTCACGGCTGGCTGATGGTGCTGTACGAGCGGGACTGCCGGCGGAGGTTTGCACCGGACGATCACTGGCTGCGCAA AGACCTGAAGCCCAGCCTCCTGTTTCAGGAGTTAGATAAGGGAAAGAGGAGAGCCCAGCTGTTACTGCAGTACATCCCACACGTCATTCCTCATAAAAAT AGAGTCCTGCTGTTCCGCAACATTGTAACGAAGGAGAAGGAGTCTCTGGGATTGGTGGAGACGAATTCGGCCTCGCCTCACGTCACCCACATTACCATCCGGCGCTCCCGCATGCTGGAG GACGGCTATGATCAGCTGCGCCGGCTGCCCGTCAACTCCATCAAGGGTGTGATCCGGGTGAAGTTCGTGAACGACCTGGGGGTGGACGAGGCTGGCATCGACCAAGACGGAGTCTTCAAGGAGTTTCTAGAGGAGATCATCAAGAAAGTGTTTAACCCTGCGCTCAACCTCTTCAGG ACGACCAGCGGTGATGAAAGACTCTACCCCTCGCCCACCTCCTACATCCACGAGAATCACCTGCAGCTTTTTGAGTTCGTGGGCAAGATGCTGGGAAAAGCCATCTACGAG GGGATCGTGGTGGACGTGCCTTTTGCTTCCTTTTTCTTGAGCCAAGTCCTCGGACATCATCACAGCACCTTCTACAGCTCCATCGACGAGCTGCCATCGCTGGACTCCGAGTTTTACAAGAACCTCACGTCGATTAAG CGCTATGACGGGGATGTTGGCGACCTTGGTCTGACCTTGTCTTACGATGAAGATGTCATGGGGCAG CTGGTTTGCCATGAGCTAATTCCAGGAGGAAAGACCATGCTGGTTACCAATGAGAACAA GATCAGCTACATCCATCTGATGGCTCACTTCCGAATGCACACGCAGATTAAAGAGCCGACCACGGCCTTTATCCGCGGCTTCCGCTGCATCATCAACCCCGAGTGGCTGCACGTGTTCTCCACGCCCGAGGTGCAGAGGCTCGTCTCCGGGGACAACGCCGAGATCGACCTGGAGGACCTCAA aaAGCACACTGTGTACTACGGCGGTTTTCACAGCAGTCATCGGGTGATTATCTGGCTGTGGGACATTATGGCGAACGACTTCACTTCTGATGAGAGAGCCATGTTTCTCAAG TTTGTCACCAGCTGCTCCAGACCTCCACTCCTGGGTTTCGCCTACCTCAAACCCCCCTTCTCTATCCGCTGTGTGGAGGTGTCCGATGATCAG GACACAGGAGACACGCTGGGCAGTGTCCTCAGGGGTTTCTTCACCATCCGCAAGAAGGAGCCGGGAGGGCGGCTCCCTACCTCCTCCACCTGCTTCAACCTGCTCAAGCTGCCTAACTACAGCAAGAAAAGCATCCTGCGGGACAAACTGCGCTACGCCATCAGCATGAACACAGGCTTCGAGCTGTCCTAG
- the LOC117427066 gene encoding aldehyde dehydrogenase family 3 member B1-like, with protein MLPSPPSPSPARWFRTLRRTKSTEQSSKLSLSVCTELLRKSREALASGRTLREEFRLSQLEALMRMLVENEDEFVDVLHKDLHKPRFETVLSELILVKNEALFAVNNLKKWMNPEYVARSLVTSLDECFVVSEPLGVVLIIGSWSSPVQLNLVPLVGAVAAGNCVILKPSEISSHTTELLQRLIPSYLDTECYHVISGGPSDLTDLLELKFDHIFYTGSRATGQQVMQAAARSLTPVTLVLGGKNPCYVDRECDVGIAAQRIAWARFHNAGQSDVAPDFVLCHADVQARLILALRSYLLQFYGPEPRHSASFGRLVNAELFTHVRDLLLASGKVAVGGEMDEAEKYIAPTVLTDVLESDPAMQQEIRGPVLPIMTVYSADEAINYIRRKEKPLCLYVFSSDRKVISNMMTCTSSGSFCANDSVLQSMMVMLPFGGVGASGMGSYHGRCSFNTFSHRKSCVLRNTRVECVTYLRYPPYEDRSLSLMMWASSLSRRSQGWCQIL; from the exons ATGTTACCTTCACCTCCCAGTCCGTCTCCGGCGCGGTGGTTCAGAACTTTAAGAAG AACTAAATCCACTGAGCAGAGTTCTAAATTGTCGCTGTCCGTCTGCACTGAGCTCCTGAGGAAATCCCGGGAAGCACTGGCATCCGGGAGGACTCTTCGGGAGGAGTTCCGGCTCTCACAGTTGGAGGCGCTGATGCGTATGCTGGTGGAGAATGAGGATGAGTTTGTGGACGTGCTGCACAAAGACCTGCACAAG CCCCGGTTCGAGACAGTGTTGTCGGAGCTGATCCTGGTGAAGAATGAGGCTCTCTTCGCAGTCAACAACCTCAAGAAGTGGATGAATCCCGAGTACGTGGCGCGCAGCCTG GTGACCTCACTGGATGAGTGCTTTGTGGTGAGTGAGCCCCTGGGAGTGGTGTTGATCATTGGCTCTTGGAGTTCCCCTGTCCAGCTGAACCTTGTCCCTTTGGTAGGGGCTGTGGCTGCAG GTAACTGCGTGATCTTGAAACCGTCCGAGATTAGCTCACACACAACCGAGCTGCTTCAGAGACTCATCCCGTCCTACCTCGACACT GAATGCTATCATGTGATCAGTGGAGGCCCCAGTGATCTCACAGACTTGCTGGAACTCAAATTTGACCACATCTTCTACACAG GCAGCCGTGCGACTGGTCAGCAGGTGATGCAGGCCGCGGCTCGCTCGCTGACCCCAGTCACCCTGGTTCTGGGTGGGAAGAACCCGTGCTACGTGGACCGGGAGTGTGACGTGGGCATTGCTGCACAGCGCATCGCATGGGCGCGCTTCCACAATGCCGGGCAGAGCGACGTGGCTCCTGACTTTGTGCTGTGCCACGCCGATGTGCAGGCCCGTCTCATCCTGGCACTGCGCTCCTACCTGCTGCAGTTCTACGGCCCTGAGCCACGCCATTCCGCCAGCTTCGGGCGCCTGGTCAACGCAGAGCTCTTCACCCACGTCCGAGACCTGCTGCTGGCCAGCGGGAAAGTGGCTGTAGGTGGCGAGATGGATGAGGCAGAGAAATACATTG CCCCCACGGTGCTGACAGACGTCCTGGAGTCAGACCCAGCCATGCAGCAGGAGATTCGGGGGCCAGTTCTACCGATCATGACCGTCTACAGCGCGGACGAGGCCATCAACTACATCCGGAGGAAGGAGAAGCCCTTGTGTCTGTACGTCTTCTCCAGCGACAGAAAG GTTATCTCGAATATGATGACGTGCACTTCCAGTGGAAGCTTCTGTGCCAATGACAGCGTCCTGCAGAGCATGATGGTTATGCTGCCTTTCGGGGGAGTTG GAGCCAGTGGGATGGGCTCGTACCACGGGCGCTGCAGCTTCAACACCTTCTCGCACAGGAAGTCGTGCGTCCTGCGGAACACCCGCGTGGAGTGCGTCACGTACCTACGCTACCCCCCCTACGAGGACCGCAGCCTGTCCCTCATGATGTGGGCAAGCTCTCTGTCTCGCAGGAGCCAAGGCTGGTGCCAGATACTGTGA